In a genomic window of Rhinoraja longicauda isolate Sanriku21f chromosome 23, sRhiLon1.1, whole genome shotgun sequence:
- the plekha5 gene encoding pleckstrin homology domain-containing family A member 5 isoform X17 — MADVKSEWLRLPGSWAHGVTQDGRVFFIDEEAERTTWIHPATGEAVISGHRKTPDLPTGWEEGYTFEGARHYIKCCLTCGVFPAFSGFISYFLLLLYCFDFHF; from the exons ATGGCGGACGTCAAGTCCGAGTGGCTCCGGCTCCCCGGCTCCTGGGCGCACGGTGTTACCCAGGACGGACGCGTCTTCTTCATcga tGAGGAAGCGGAGCGAACAACATGGATACACCCAGCCACGGGAGAGGCCGTCATCAGTGGGCACCGCAAGACGCCTG ATCTCCCCACCGGCTGGGAAGAAGGATATACCTTCGAAGGGGCGAGACATTACATTAA atgctgtctgacctgcggcgtgtttccagcattttctggctttatttcatatttcctgcTTCTGCTGtattgttttgattttcatttttag
- the plekha5 gene encoding pleckstrin homology domain-containing family A member 5 isoform X18 — MADVKSEWLRLPGSWAHGVTQDGRVFFIDEEAERTTWIHPATGEAVISGHRKTPDLPTGWEEGYTFEGARHYIKCF; from the exons ATGGCGGACGTCAAGTCCGAGTGGCTCCGGCTCCCCGGCTCCTGGGCGCACGGTGTTACCCAGGACGGACGCGTCTTCTTCATcga tGAGGAAGCGGAGCGAACAACATGGATACACCCAGCCACGGGAGAGGCCGTCATCAGTGGGCACCGCAAGACGCCTG ATCTCCCCACCGGCTGGGAAGAAGGATATACCTTCGAAGGGGCGAGACATTACATTAA